From the genome of Ovis aries strain OAR_USU_Benz2616 breed Rambouillet chromosome 5, ARS-UI_Ramb_v3.0, whole genome shotgun sequence:
CCAAATTTACCACCATGGTTAACAGAGTTAGCTGGGAAAGATGACAATTCAATATCATCTTTCTCCATTACAGGAAAAACAGACTAATCTTATATCTCAAAAGAACATGGACTTTCCAAAACTAGGGAGAACCGGGAGACTTTTGGAGTAGAATAGCACAATCCTAGCAAGCCGTGCCTCTTTGGTTCTGGTGTCCATGTTCTCAACCAAACTCAAAGTATCCATGTGAAATGAAAGTTCAACAAGGCAGCAGGGGAGCCTCCTGGCTCTGTGTAGTTTCTGGCGCTTAGAGGTGACCAGTTTGGTCTGGACCAGTTTCGATTTAATTGTTTTAAGGCTCTGTCCAGGGAAGTATGCCTAGAAATAAGTTTAAAGACCAGTGTGATTCATTTTATTTAGAGAAATGTGGATACGCATGTGGATGGTCCCAAATCATACAAGCTGCCTATGTCACACAAATGTACATATTTCTGGACATTCTAAGTAACAGTCATAATTGCCACTCTATCACTTACCTTGTAACTGTGTCCCCAGATCTTTATCTCAAATAACGCTTGTAAGAATAAGTAATATTTCCTCCATTTGCCAAAGGATAAAAACAGATTCAAAGAGGGTAATAAGACATTTGTTCAAGTTGCATAGCTGAGTGGAATAGCCATTGTTGGCATTCAAGTCACGCTTGTCTTTTTTCAGAATATGTGCTCTGAACAATGTgctaatatttatcaaaatttgaATGCTCCCAGGTGttcagaaaagaaactgaagttacCTGTTGAACAAGAGTGCCATGGTGAGCTGGTTATGTTTGTTTCATACAGGGTAGCAGGCTGGGTTTCTGCTGTCTGAGTTGGAGAAGATAAAGAAGCTATAGGAATGACAAGAACGGAAAAATAGTGTTCAATTAGTGGAGGAAAATTTACACCCCCagcagaaagaacaaacaaacaaaactaaatcaGAAATTACCCTTTGACTCTTTCTTAGAAATGTATTAATAGATGTCCTTGAGGTATGCACATCTTACCCTGCTGTGTAGGCATTTCATTGTCATGAACAAATCTGATTTAGATAATGATCTGAGAGCCTAACAACAGAATTATTCCACTTTCTATacttcttttgttgttcagttgctaagtcatgtccgactctttccagccccatgactgcagcatgccatgcttccctgtccttctctgtctcctggagtttgctcaaactcatgtccattgagtcagcaatacTGTCtacccatctcattctctgccaccttcttctccttttgccttcagtctttcccagcatcagggtcttttccaaggagtcagctgtttgcataaggtgggcaaagtattggagcttcagctttagcatcaatcctggGGTGGTCATAAGAATTAAGGGGCTTAATACTTATATAAAGCAGTTAGCATGTTTCCTGACACAGCAAACAGAGTAAGTATTAGCTTCACTGAAATCTTATCCTCAAGTGTTGGATTAGgcttcaaaatggattaaatgatcTCTATTCAGATTTTCCTCATAATTCTATGTTAAACTGGGCCGAATGCACCATCCTTCTAAGATGTCCATGACCAGcggtctggctttttttttttttttttttttgctattaatgATTCCTTTGAGAATCTAATAAAAACCATAGGTCCCTCTCACTCTTAAAATGCTTAGAGATACAAAAGATGAATATAAGAGGGTACAAGTGGTTCACAGATTCTGTTTTGGAAACCTGTTAAGAATTCCTATCCTAGATTGTACATCTGCGTTAACACAGTGCCCTGGATGGTGTGTATCCTTactttaaaaacttctgcactTAGGAGCACTTTTGCTTACCTGGCTGGACGTCCTTTTTGGGTGCTGGCATTGGAAGACCAGAAGTAGAGGACCTCGCTGTCACTGGAGCAGTGGGGACTGTCATGGTTGGAGTAATGGTGTTGATTGTTGTTGGCATaacagtggtggtggttgttggagCAGTGGTGACCATTGTGGTTGGAGTAGAGGTGGCAGTTGTCTTTCTTGTAGTGGTTCTTCTTGGAGTAGAGGTGGCAGTTGTCTTTCTTGTAGTGGTGGTTCTTCCTggagtagtggtggtggttgtccTTCTTGTAGTGGGTGTTCTTGGAGTAGTGGTGGCAGTTGTCTTTCTTGTAGTGGTTCTTCTTGGAGTAGAGGTGGCAGTTGTCTTTCTTGTAGTGGTGGTTCTTCCTggagtagtggtggtggttgtccTTCTTGTAGTGGGTGTTCTTGGAGTAGTGGTGGCAGTTGTCTTTCTTGTAGTGGTTCTTCTTGGAGTAGAGGTGGCAGTTGTCTTTCTTGTAGTGGGTGTTCTTGGAGTAGTGGTGGCAGTTGTCTTTCTTGTAGTGGGTGTTCTTggagtagtggtggtggttgtctTTCTTGTAGTGGGTGTTCTTGGAGTAGTGGTGGCAGTTGTCTTTCTTGTAGTGGGTGTTCTTggagtagtggtggtggttgtctTTCTTGTAGTGGGTGTTCTTggagtagtggtggtggttgtctTTCTTGTAGTGGTACTTCTTGGAGTAGTGGTGGCACGTGTCTTTCTTGTAGTGGGTGTTCTTGGAGTAGTGGTGGCAGTTGTCTTTCTTGTAGTGGTTCTTCTTGGAGTAGAGGTGGTAGTTGTCTTTCTTGTAGTGGTTCTTCCTGGAGTAGTGGTGGCAGTTGTCTTTCTTGTAGTGGGTGTTCTTGGAGTAGTGTTGGCAGTTGTCTTTCTTGTACTGGGTGTTCTTggagtagtggtggtggttgtctTTCTTGTAGTGGGTGTTCTTGGAGTAGTGGTGGTTGTCTTTCTTGTAGTGAGTGTTCTTggagtagtggtggtggttgtctTTCCTGTAGTGGTTCTTCTTGGAGTAGAGGTGGTAGTTGTCTTTCTTGTAGTGGTACTTCTTGGAGTAGTGGTGGCACGTGTCTTTCTTGTAGTGGTGGTTCTTCCTggagtagtggtggtggttgtctTTCTTGTAGTGGGTGTTCTTGGAGTAGTGGTGGCAGTTGTCTCTCTTGTAGTGGTTGTTCTTTGATTAGGGGTGGTAGTTGTCCTTCTTGTAGTGGTTCTCCTTGGAGTCCTTCTTGTAGTGGTTCTTCTTCGAGTCCTTCTTGTAGTGGTTCTTCTTCGAGTCCTTCTTGTAGTGGTTCTTCTTCGAGTCCTTCTTGTAGTGGTTCTTCTTGGAGTCCTTCTTGTAGTGGTTCTCCTTGGAGTCCTTCTTGTAGTGGTTCTCCTTGGAGTCCTTCTTGTAGTGGTTCTCCTTGGAGTCCTTCTTGTAGTGGTTCTCCTTGGAGTCCTTCTTGTAGTGGTTCTCCTTGGAGTCCTTCTTGTAGTGGTTCTTCTTggagtagtggtggtggttgttggagtagtggtggttgttgttgtagGTGGAGCTAGAAATCAACATGAAAGCAGGGATTCATCAAGCAGCAGGAAACAAGAGACTCGTGCTGGGCCTGTGCACCAACACAACCAAGGAGACTGTCCCCGGCAGAACTCAGCACTTATCTCCCAGGAACTCCAAGTTCTTGTCATTGTTCAACTAGAATCTGTGACTGAGGAGGGAGTGAACACGTGGTCACAACAAGGCAACAGTGGCATTTAAAGGATGATATTTTGGGAGGTGTTGCTATTAAAAAATGACACATGGGATTTGTGTTGAAGCACTTTGTAAAGACTAGTCATACATATCAGATTCACATATCTTCATAAACATCTGTGAGGGAGGGAAAAGTGTCTAGAGCCTGAAGCTGTCCTTTTCCTCTCAGCACTACATGACTAGAACCCAAATAGTAGTTCCCAAGAACCAGAATATTGACCAAATAAATAGCATTCACTTCTGTCACTTCTAAGGGTACCCTCCCAACATATCTGCATCCTAAATGTGGATTAATTCACATCATTAACATACGCTGGATAACACAGATGCCatatgctacctgggaagccctgaaaacagTCATAGATAGTATACACATGaatggatggggctgtgttctaataaacctttattcatttaaaaaaaaaaaaaaaaccctgttggTGAGCTTCTTTTATAATCTGATCTGGTCGTATGGCTACAGTTTGCTGACCTGGGTCTAACAGTGTAGTTAAAGATGCTGAAGAACAGTGCAGACTCAATCCCCTCCCTTCAGTTTAAAATGAAACctaagaaaaagaggaagcaagAAAAACATCTGATCAAAGGAGTATAGCAAGGAGGCAATTTAATCAGCTTGTTACACTAATGTGTCTTGCTCAGCAATAAATATTTCCTAGGGAAGAAGCTAGGACACTAAGCCTAGGAAAAGCTGCTGAGGAAGAGCCCTAAGAGGGGTTGAAAGTAAGCTCATTCTGTGAAAAGTTCAAGAAAACTTAAGTATCAGGTTGGAGGCAGAGAGTCACTTTGGCTCAGTTATGAACCTGTTTTCCACTGGACAGAGCAGTGACTTTGCAAATATTCATCTGTTAAAGAATTTATAAGCACTATAAATGTCCGctactcatttctttcttcctccaggcCAATCATATAATTTTGCAACTCCAAAATAATCTCTTCTCCACACACAGCCTCATGCCACATGTGTATAGCTCCAGCATCTTTGGGCTTTCTTAAATTGCCTCCTAGATGTTTTCCCAGAGTCAGCTATTTTCTGTATCAGAATTGACTTTATTTTACTTGCCTTCATAAAATAAACTAAGTGTCCTTGATCAAGtaggaaaaattatgaaattgaAATATCAAGTTCATTTAAACTAAAAAAGAGAACTAGCTTATAAAGGCTCTGAGTattgggttgtgttttcattagaAACTTTAGTGGGAAAATACTTACTATGCTAGAGCACTAGAAACCAGGAAATCCTTTAGAACCTGCTCCTTTCGCCAAGtggtaagaaaaattaaaatgtctatatCAAGATAGAAAAACATAAACTTCCTAGACTTTTGGATTCCACACAATTCTTAAGCCAAAAGAAATAGTTAttgagatgaaaatgttctcataTTGCAATagggtgattttaatttttaaacaagcaATTTAGTGATAtgatgtgagtgaaagtgaaagtcactcagttgtgtgcaactctttgcgatgccagggactatagagttcatgggattttccaggccataatactggacagggtagccattcccttctccaggggatcttcccaactcacggatcaaacccaggtctcctgcattgcaggctaattctttaccagctgagccatgataTGGTGTGAATTCTGCTTCAAAAAATTCAAGGGTAGAGGGAGGGGATGAAACTATATAGACTCTTTCAATGTATATGCAACAAAATTGAGTTGACAGTTGTCTAAACCAAATGATACATCTATTTGACAGGACCTTATATTACCTGTTTTATATGTGTGAAACTCTCTATGAGTCTTAAAATGTTAAGAAAGGACATTTGAAAATTCTCCGAAGAAATTACCTCACAGGAAAGGTCAGATTttcaagaagaagaaattcagCTCCATAAAAATATTCACTATATCTCAGTGTGGAACAGTGAATGCTTTTTCATGAACCAACTAGTATTCCTGAAGCACTGCTTCAGGAGACAGTTTGCTGACTAGGAAGATCCTCTAGCCTATGGTCTTGAATCAAGGTTAGTCTTAACACTTCACTCTACACAAATACAAGGTATTCAGTTGAAGAGTTATTagaaaacaagatcataggaaagTTTTCTTTGCctactaaaggaaaagaaagttagTATCAAACAGAAAACTCTTATTTCTGGGAACCCACAGGAAGTGATCAAAGAAGTAGGAAGACAAGCTCACCTGGATTGACCCTCAACTCTAGGGTGGTTTTTATGTCATTGATCCGCCTTCTCATCTCAATTCGGCAACAGTACAAGCCAGTGTCAGACACGGCAGCATTGTTTATGGTCAAAGACACATCCCTTCCAGGAATATTTCCATTTAGCTGATAACGTCCA
Proteins encoded in this window:
- the LOC121819701 gene encoding histidine-rich glycoprotein-like, which translates into the protein MHPWVAILGLLLLPDGVIANYQVTGVAGQNVTLPCYYNGEVTKMCWGRGACPWSHCGTNIIWTDGYRVTYQSDGRYQLNGNIPGRDVSLTINNAAVSDTGLYCCRIEMRRRINDIKTTLELRNNHYKRDNCHHYSKNTHYKKDNHHHYSRKNHHYKKDTCHHYSKKYHYKKDNYHLYSKKNHYRKDNHHHYSKNTHYKKDNHHYSKNTHYKKDNHHHYSKNTQYKKDNCQHYSKNTHYKKDNCHHYSRKNHYKKDNYHLYSKKNHYKKDNCHHYSKNTHYKKDTCHHYSKKYHYKKDNHHHYSKNTHYKKDNHHHYSKNTHYKKDNCHHYSKNTHYKKDNHHHYSKNTHYKKDNCHHYSKNTHYKKDNCHLYSKKNHYKKDNCHHYSKNTHYKKDNHHHYSRKNHHYKKDNCHLYSKKNHYKKDNCHHYSKNTHYKKDNHHHYSRKNHHYKKDNCHLYSKKNHYKKDNCHLYSNHNGHHCSNNHHHCYANNNQHHYSNHDSPHCSSDSEVLYFWSSNASTQKGRPASFFIFSNSDSRNPACYPV